In the genome of Luteitalea sp., one region contains:
- the eda gene encoding bifunctional 4-hydroxy-2-oxoglutarate aldolase/2-dehydro-3-deoxy-phosphogluconate aldolase, with product MTSRVEIVRGIEESGVVAIIRMQDAGRVRAVFDALAEGGVRALEVTMTVPGATRLIEEIAASLPKGLFLGAGTVLDPETARHVILAGARFVVAPTLHHGVIELCHRYDAAVVPGCFSPTEILSAWQAGADLVKVFPATALGPGFIRDLRGPLPQIKIVPTGGVSLENVGDWIKAGASAVGVGSAMLDPKAIAEGRYDVLTANARRAIEDITAARAGAGKRS from the coding sequence ATGACTTCACGTGTAGAGATCGTTCGTGGCATCGAGGAGAGTGGCGTGGTTGCCATCATCCGCATGCAGGACGCGGGACGCGTGCGGGCGGTGTTCGACGCGTTGGCCGAAGGCGGCGTGCGTGCGCTCGAGGTGACAATGACGGTGCCGGGCGCGACGCGGCTGATCGAGGAGATTGCGGCGTCGCTCCCGAAGGGCCTTTTTCTTGGCGCCGGTACGGTGCTCGATCCAGAGACCGCGCGGCACGTGATCTTGGCTGGCGCGCGCTTCGTCGTCGCACCCACGCTTCACCATGGCGTGATCGAGCTGTGTCATCGCTATGATGCGGCGGTCGTGCCCGGCTGCTTCTCGCCGACCGAAATCCTGAGCGCCTGGCAGGCGGGCGCCGATCTGGTCAAGGTCTTTCCCGCCACGGCGCTCGGGCCCGGCTTCATCCGCGACCTCCGGGGGCCGTTGCCGCAGATCAAGATCGTGCCGACCGGCGGCGTGAGCCTCGAGAACGTGGGCGACTGGATCAAGGCGGGGGCGTCGGCGGTGGGCGTCGGCAGCGCGATGCTCGATCCAAAGGCCATTGCGGAGGGGCGCTACGATGTGCTCACGGCAAATGCTCGACGAGCGATAGAGGACATCACCGCGGCGCGAGCAGGAGCCGGCAAGCGATCATGA